The window CGGGAACATCGAGCGCCGAGCCGGACCCGCCGAGCAGCCCGAACACGGTCTCGCCCTCGTCGGGCAGGAACGCGTCGATGTAGACGAGGGCGCGCACGTCACCGCCGTTCAGCCCGGCCGCGCTGATGACCGCGCCTCCATACGAGTGCCCGACCAGCACCACGGGACCCTGGGTCCGCTGCGCGACGAAGGAGGCGACGTAGGCGCCGTCTCCCGCTGCGCCGCGCAGCAGGTTCGGCGGCGCGAGCACCTCGAAGCCGCGGTCGCGCAGGTCGGTGATGACGGGGTTCCAGCTGGACGCGTCGGCCCAGGCTCCGTGGACGAGGACGATGGTGGGGTTCGGCATGGCGCTCCTTGGTTCGGTTTCGTTCGGTTTTCGTTCGGTGCTGTGAACGGGTTCGATGACGCTCCGGGAACGCCGCCAGGCTAGGGTCCGCCCCTCCGCCGCGTCTACCCCCGCGCCGCGCCCGCGCCGCCGCGCGGCGCCGCGCCGTGTGCCCCTCGCCGTCTCCTACCGTCGGAGATCTGCCACCGATCGTCGGAGATCCAGGCCATTTCGCCCCAAATCTCCCTCCGCAGAGCGTTCCGTCGGAGATTTGAGCACCTTTCTCCTCCGTTCCACAGCCACGGCCCGCGACCGGTTCTCCACAGATTCGCTCCCCGAGCGCCGCGCCAGCCGCGCCCCCGCGAGGCTGGACCCATGATCGACGAACACCTCCTCCAGCGCCTCGGCGGAATCGCCACCACCCACCAGTTGCGAGCCGCCGGCGCCTCCTCTCCGGAGCTCACCGCCGCGGTCGCCGACGGCCGGCTTCATCGCCTCCGCAAGGGCATCTACGTCGCACCGTCGGCGCCGCCGCTGGCGGTGGCGGCCGTCACCGCGCGCGGGCGGCTCTCCTGCGTCTCGGCGGCCCGCACCTACGGTCTCTGGTCGGGCACCGACACCCGGCTGCATCTGCAGCATCCGCCCAACGCCCGGGCCGGCCCGGCCGTCGCGGCGGTGCGGCATTGGCTGCCGACCGAGCACGACGAGCAGCTGTGGCGGGTGACCTTCGCCGACTGCTTGCGCTCCGTCGCGCGGTGCGCCGACCGGGAGACCGCCATCGCGGTCTTCGACACCGCCATCTCAGCGGGGCTGACGACGCCGCTCGCGATTCCCCGCATCCTGGAGAGACAGCCGGCGCGGGTGACGAGTCTCGCCGCGCTCGCGCGACCGGGTTCCGAGTCCGGCGTGGAGTCGCTTGTCCGACAACGGCTGCACGCTCTCGGCCACCTCGTCGAACAGCAGGTGCACGTTGCCGGAGTCGGCCGCGTCGACATGCGCGTCGACGGCGTGCTCTTCCTCGAGATCGACGGTTTCGCGTTCCACAGCGACCGGCAGTCGTTCGAACGGGACCGGGCTCGGGATGCGGTGCTCGCGCGCCAGGGCTCCGCCCGGCTCCGCGTCTCGGCCGCCCAGGTCATGGAGGACTGGCCGACAGTGCTCGCGTCCATCCGTTCCCTGCTCCGACCGGCTGCGCTACCGTGACGGGATGCCGACCCTTCCGGAACGCATCGTCAACGCC is drawn from Leifsonia shinshuensis and contains these coding sequences:
- a CDS encoding type IV toxin-antitoxin system AbiEi family antitoxin domain-containing protein; protein product: MIDEHLLQRLGGIATTHQLRAAGASSPELTAAVADGRLHRLRKGIYVAPSAPPLAVAAVTARGRLSCVSAARTYGLWSGTDTRLHLQHPPNARAGPAVAAVRHWLPTEHDEQLWRVTFADCLRSVARCADRETAIAVFDTAISAGLTTPLAIPRILERQPARVTSLAALARPGSESGVESLVRQRLHALGHLVEQQVHVAGVGRVDMRVDGVLFLEIDGFAFHSDRQSFERDRARDAVLARQGSARLRVSAAQVMEDWPTVLASIRSLLRPAALP